Proteins encoded within one genomic window of Humulus lupulus chromosome 1, drHumLupu1.1, whole genome shotgun sequence:
- the LOC133832597 gene encoding uncharacterized protein LOC133832597 — protein sequence MSAPIKKSAACYYTDSPFVDDIAMVEMSRKFSFPHMKIFDGTSNPDDHIAQHRQRMFTVAIPRDMREACMCKGFGSSLIGPALQWYTNLPNNSISTFEQLIDTFVEQFANSRKLEKSAENLYIIVQRQGEPLRDYVGCFNKENVSIIHCNQDIAISAFRKGLRYDSDLYKELTKYPWKTMEDVLAKAWAQIKWEEDEANYYHSSPRKDTRRDSRVDRRQSERRSEPYPYPSRSENRRREYNQSYETRLRDGPKIPEYNLSISPIEVVGLLKGLGDKVKWSEMMRTPFDQRGHLTNLLTDKGKRTFQQEANKSVIRREVTPPKPLTHERIVKVIIGGSEVSGVTHSVAKRHARHTNWIKGESSGTKKNTINLPAQTISFSTTKLTRLLSPHHDALVIALYIANCLTKRILIDNGSSVNILFLSALREMGIDESKIIKKTTILTGFSGEQKNTLGEIELPVYAEGVNLHTRFLVVDSPSGSNVILGRPWIHEMEAVPSTYHQVLRFPTKWGVKEIKGQQKDSRACYQTTINAKPAQL from the exons ATGTCAGCCCCTATTAAAAAGAGTGCAGCATGCTACTACACTGACTCACCTTTCGTCGATGATATAGCCATGGTCGAAATGTCGAGAAAGTTCAGCTTCCCCCACATGAAGATTTTTGATGGAACGTCTAATCCCGATGATCATATCGCTCAACACAGGCAAAGAATGTTCACCGTTGCCATCCCACGCGACATGAGGGAAGCAtgcatgtgtaaggggtttggttcCAGTCTAATTGGACCAGCCCTCCAGTGGTatactaatttacctaataattctATTTCTACTTTTGAACAATTGATTGACACTTTTGTTGAGCAGTTTGCCAATAGTAGGAAACTTGAAAAGTCTGCAGAAAACCTCTACATCATAGTTCAACGACAGGGTGAGCCCTTACGAGATTACGTAGGCTGCTTCAACAAAGAGAATGTGTCTATAATCCATTGTAATCAGGACATAGCCATCTCAGCCTTCCGCAAAGGACTCCGATACGACTCAGACCTATACAAAGAACTTACCAAGTATCCTTGGAAGACGATGGAAGACGTTCTCGCCAAAGCCTGGGCACAGATCAAATGGGAGGAGGATGAAGCTAACTATTATCACTCTTCTCCAAGGAAAGACACTCGAAGAGACTCAAGGGTAGACAGACGGCAGAGTGAGAGACGATCCGAGCCATACCCATATCCTAGTAGATCTGAGAACAGAAGGAGGGAGTACAATCAGTCGTACGAGACACGTCTCCGAGATGGACCAAAGATACCAGAATACAATCTTTCAATCTCACCAATTGAAGTCGTTGGCTTACTGAAAGGACTCGGAGACAAAGTGAAATGGTCAGAAATGATGAGGACTCCATTTGACCA ACGTGGTCACCTGACTAACTTGCTCACAGACAAAGGAAAACGAACATTCCAGCAGGAGGCAAACAAGTCAGTCATCCGAAGAGAAGTAACCCCGCCGAAGCCACTTACTCATGAACGGATAGTGAAAGTAATAATTGGTGGCTCTGAGGTAAGCGGAGTCACCCATTCAGTAGCCAAAAGACATGCCAGGCATACCAATTGGATCAAAGGAGAGTCCAGTGGGACAAAGAAGAATACCATCAACCTACCAGCTCAAACCATCAGTTTCTCAACAACAAAGTTAACCAGACTCCTCAGCCCGCATCACGATGCTCTTGTTATTGCACTTTACATTGCTAACTGCCTTACTAAACGTATACTTATTGATAATGGCAGTTCAgttaacattttatttttaagtgcTCTTAGGGAAATGGGGATAGATGAATCAAAGATCATAAAAAAGACTACAATCCTCACCGGTTTCAGTGGAGAGCAAAAGAACACACTAGGAGAGATCGAGCTACCTGTCTATGCCGAAGGAGTCAATCTGCACACAAGATTCCTGGTAGTAGACTCTCCGTCTGGTTCTAACGTGATACTAGGTcgaccatggatacatgaaatggaGGCAGTCCCTTCAACATACCACCAAGTTCTAAGGTTCCCAACTAAATGGGGAGTAAAAGAAATCAAAGGCCAGCAGAAGGACTCAAGAGCATGTTACCAGACTACCATAAATGCCAAACCCGCTCAGTTATAG